In one window of Sardina pilchardus chromosome 23, fSarPil1.1, whole genome shotgun sequence DNA:
- the nop58 gene encoding nucleolar protein 58 isoform X2 yields MLVLFETAAGYAIFKVLDEQKLQEVDSLYKEFETPEKANQMVKLKHFEKFQDTTEALAAATALTEGKIGKSLKKVLKKVVAKEAHEQLAITDAKLGGAIKEKLNLNCVHSPAVAELMRGIRNQMEGLITGLPPREISAMSLGLAHSLSRYKLKFSPDKVDTMIVQAISLLDDLDKELNNYIMRNREWYGWHFPELGKIITDNLAYCKSVRKIGDRTNVATTDLSDILPEEVEAEVKLAAEISMGTEVSEEDILNVRHLCDQVIEISEYRTQLYDYLKNRMMAIAPNLTVMVGELVGARLISHAGSLLNLAKHPASTVQILGAEKALFRALKTRRDTPKYGLIYHASLVGQSNAKIKGKISRSLAAKTALAIRYDALGEDTDATMGLENRAKLEARLRSLEERGIRRISGTGKALAKADKYQHKSDVKVYDPSGDSTLPTTSKKRKIEEVEPAEEEEEQPVQSKPKKVKKEKGVAAAAEAEAPAEAEEAETSEPKKKKKKKHKAEAEAEPEEPKPEEEEVAVSPSETTEKKKKKKKKAKETEGE; encoded by the exons atgcTTGTTCTTTTCGAAACCGCGGCAGGCTATGCCATATTCAAA GTACTGGACGAGCAAAAACTCCAGGAGGTTGACAGCCTGTACAAGGAGTTTGAAACTCCAGAAAAGGCTAACCAAAT GGTGAAATTGAAACACTTCGAGAAGTTTCAGGACACTACTGAAGCTTTAGCAG CTGCCACGGCTCTGACTGAAGGGAAGATTGGGAAGAGCCTGAAGAAGGTACTGAAGAAAGTTGTGGCCAAAGAGGCCCACGAGCAGCTAGCCATCACCGATGCAAAACTGGGTGGAGCCATCAAG GAGAAGCTGAACCTGAACTGTGTGCACAGCCCAGCCGTGGCTGAGCTCATGAGGGGGATCCGCAACCAGATGGAGGGACTCATAACTGGGCTGCCCCCCAGAGAGATCAGCGCCATGTCCCTCGGTCTCGCccacag TCTGTCCCGCTACAAGCTGAAGTTCAGCCCTGACAAGGTGGACACAATGATTGTTCAGGCCATCT CGCTCCTGGATGACCTGGATAAGGAGTTGAATAACTACATCATGCGCAACAGAGAGTGGTACGGCTGGCACTTCCCCGAGCTTGGcaagatcatcactgacaaTCTGGCCTACTGCAAGAGTGTTCGCAAGATTG GTGACCGCACCAATGTGGCGACCACAGATCTCTCGGACATCCTtccagaggaggtggaggctgaGGTCAAGTTGGCTGCTGAGATCTCCATGGGAACAGAAGTGTCCGAGGAGGACATCCTGAATGTCAGGCATCTGTgtgatcag GTGATTGAGATCTCAGAGTACCGCACACAGCTGTATGACTACCTGAAGAACCGCATGATGGCCATCGCCCCCAACCTCACGGTGATGGTGGGAGAGTTGGTTGGAGCCCGCCTCATTTCCCACGCAG GTTCCTTGCTGAACCTGGCCAAACACCCGGCCTCCACCGTGCAGATCTTGGGGGCGGAGAAGGCTCTCTTCAGAGCTCTGAAGACCCGTAGAGACACACCCAAATATGGTCTCATCTACCACGCCTCCCTCGTGGGACAGTCAAATGCCAAAATCAAGGGCAAG ATCTCTAGGTCATTGGCAGCTAAGACAGCGTTGGCTATCCGCTACGATGCCCTGGGCGAAGACACAGACGCAACGATGGGCCTGGAGAATCGCGCTAAGCTGGAAGCTCGACTGCGCTCTCTAGAGGAGAGGGGT ATCCGGCGGATCAGTGGAACAGGCAAAGCTCTGGCTAAGGCAGACAAATACCAGCACAAGAG TGACGTGAAGGTGTACGACCCATCAGGTGACTCCACGCTCCCCACCACCTCCAAGAAGAGGAAGATCGAGGAAGTGGAAccagcagaggaagaggaggagcaacCCGTGCAGTCCAAACCCAAGAAAGTAAAGAAGGAGAAAGGCGTAGCCGCAGCTGCAGAAG CAGAGGCCCCTGCAGAAGCTGAAGAAGCGGAGACGAGTGAAccgaagaagaagaaaaagaagaagcataaggcggaggcggaggcggagcCAGAGGAGCCcaagccagaggaggaggaggttgccGTCAGTCCGTCAGAA
- the nop58 gene encoding nucleolar protein 58 isoform X1 produces MLVLFETAAGYAIFKVLDEQKLQEVDSLYKEFETPEKANQMVKLKHFEKFQDTTEALAAATALTEGKIGKSLKKVLKKVVAKEAHEQLAITDAKLGGAIKEKLNLNCVHSPAVAELMRGIRNQMEGLITGLPPREISAMSLGLAHSLSRYKLKFSPDKVDTMIVQAISLLDDLDKELNNYIMRNREWYGWHFPELGKIITDNLAYCKSVRKIGDRTNVATTDLSDILPEEVEAEVKLAAEISMGTEVSEEDILNVRHLCDQVIEISEYRTQLYDYLKNRMMAIAPNLTVMVGELVGARLISHAGSLLNLAKHPASTVQILGAEKALFRALKTRRDTPKYGLIYHASLVGQSNAKIKGKISRSLAAKTALAIRYDALGEDTDATMGLENRAKLEARLRSLEERGIRRISGTGKALAKADKYQHKSDVKVYDPSGDSTLPTTSKKRKIEEVEPAEEEEEQPVQSKPKKVKKEKGVAAAAEAEAPAEAEEAETSEPKKKKKKKHKAEAEAEPEEPKPEEEEVAVSPSEQTTEKKKKKKKKAKETEGE; encoded by the exons atgcTTGTTCTTTTCGAAACCGCGGCAGGCTATGCCATATTCAAA GTACTGGACGAGCAAAAACTCCAGGAGGTTGACAGCCTGTACAAGGAGTTTGAAACTCCAGAAAAGGCTAACCAAAT GGTGAAATTGAAACACTTCGAGAAGTTTCAGGACACTACTGAAGCTTTAGCAG CTGCCACGGCTCTGACTGAAGGGAAGATTGGGAAGAGCCTGAAGAAGGTACTGAAGAAAGTTGTGGCCAAAGAGGCCCACGAGCAGCTAGCCATCACCGATGCAAAACTGGGTGGAGCCATCAAG GAGAAGCTGAACCTGAACTGTGTGCACAGCCCAGCCGTGGCTGAGCTCATGAGGGGGATCCGCAACCAGATGGAGGGACTCATAACTGGGCTGCCCCCCAGAGAGATCAGCGCCATGTCCCTCGGTCTCGCccacag TCTGTCCCGCTACAAGCTGAAGTTCAGCCCTGACAAGGTGGACACAATGATTGTTCAGGCCATCT CGCTCCTGGATGACCTGGATAAGGAGTTGAATAACTACATCATGCGCAACAGAGAGTGGTACGGCTGGCACTTCCCCGAGCTTGGcaagatcatcactgacaaTCTGGCCTACTGCAAGAGTGTTCGCAAGATTG GTGACCGCACCAATGTGGCGACCACAGATCTCTCGGACATCCTtccagaggaggtggaggctgaGGTCAAGTTGGCTGCTGAGATCTCCATGGGAACAGAAGTGTCCGAGGAGGACATCCTGAATGTCAGGCATCTGTgtgatcag GTGATTGAGATCTCAGAGTACCGCACACAGCTGTATGACTACCTGAAGAACCGCATGATGGCCATCGCCCCCAACCTCACGGTGATGGTGGGAGAGTTGGTTGGAGCCCGCCTCATTTCCCACGCAG GTTCCTTGCTGAACCTGGCCAAACACCCGGCCTCCACCGTGCAGATCTTGGGGGCGGAGAAGGCTCTCTTCAGAGCTCTGAAGACCCGTAGAGACACACCCAAATATGGTCTCATCTACCACGCCTCCCTCGTGGGACAGTCAAATGCCAAAATCAAGGGCAAG ATCTCTAGGTCATTGGCAGCTAAGACAGCGTTGGCTATCCGCTACGATGCCCTGGGCGAAGACACAGACGCAACGATGGGCCTGGAGAATCGCGCTAAGCTGGAAGCTCGACTGCGCTCTCTAGAGGAGAGGGGT ATCCGGCGGATCAGTGGAACAGGCAAAGCTCTGGCTAAGGCAGACAAATACCAGCACAAGAG TGACGTGAAGGTGTACGACCCATCAGGTGACTCCACGCTCCCCACCACCTCCAAGAAGAGGAAGATCGAGGAAGTGGAAccagcagaggaagaggaggagcaacCCGTGCAGTCCAAACCCAAGAAAGTAAAGAAGGAGAAAGGCGTAGCCGCAGCTGCAGAAG CAGAGGCCCCTGCAGAAGCTGAAGAAGCGGAGACGAGTGAAccgaagaagaagaaaaagaagaagcataaggcggaggcggaggcggagcCAGAGGAGCCcaagccagaggaggaggaggttgccGTCAGTCCGTCAGAA
- the LOC134071329 gene encoding uncharacterized protein LOC134071329, with protein MNAMVADVMNILSLPTSSPMDMEAFLKDSGLPGYDVAFNTPDLGLLDDKRRADSQEGSTDYSSLVSVLMIRLLSKLQNEDSLSDDMLDQCRELINKVLSELTAALGVSKTDFCPAGVNICKVFKVIYNNLLSEYGSKNSVLLALEIKDPSVEKIVVRSLISEITTDVTNDNDATPKKDKRGSGCFQFLPNMKKIKSCLKRNKSGSQRKANTDGATAISITDNIAVSPESFACSVSLDEEPCIPIGSPEKRRSLFTRIRSFFKRRSSAVSPV; from the exons ATGAATGCGATGGTCGCTGACGTCATGAATATACTCTCCCTGCCAACGAGTTCGCCCATGGATATGGAAGCTTTTCTGAAGGATTCTGGTTTACCCGGTTACGATGTTGCCTTCAACACACCAGATTTAGGACTCCTGGACGACAAGAGACGTGCAGACAGTCAGGAAGGTTCTACGGACTACTCCAGCCTTGTGTCTGTGCTCATGATCCGCCTGCTGTCAAAACTACAAAATGAGGATTCACTCTCTGACGATATGCTGGATCAATGCAGAGAACTTATCAACAAGGTGCTCTCTGAGCTCACAGCAGCACTTGGTGTCTCCAAAACTGACTTTTGCCCTGCTGGTGTGAACATTTGCAAAGTATTCAAAGTTATCTACAATAACCTCCTGAGTGAATATGGATCAAAGAACAGTGTCCTGTTGGCCTTGGAGATAAAGGACCCCTCAGTAGAGAAGATTGTTGTGAGATCTTTGATCAGCGAGATTACGACTGATGTGACAAATGATAATGACGCTACACCTaagaaagacaagagagggagtggaTGCTTTCAGTTCCTTCCAAATATGAAGAAGATCAAGTCTTGCCTGAAG AGAAACAAGTCAGGCAGCCAAAGAAAGGCCAACACAGATGGAGCCACAGCAATCAGCATCACTGACAATATTGCCG tttccccagagTCCTTTGCCTGTTCGGTCTCATTGGATGAGGAGCCATGCATCCCCATTGGCTCACCTGAGAAGAGACGCTCTCTCTTCACCCGCATCAGATCTTTCTTTAAGAGGAGGTCTTCTGCGGTCTCGCCAGTGTAG
- the mtif3 gene encoding translation initiation factor IF-3, mitochondrial, with protein sequence MSAFRLSWILPEVAVAFRRRPCPVSPTAVVPAHHYHSKQNHLPLCRFVWNLTSFISSRNTVAFSTQPTDDGDKGDKEEPPADKPKKPKIKQDPRARPTISSVGRKIQHRRLLLLDGTGENLGTFHRADVIRMMEEKQLKLVAVNERADPPVFRLLTGKQIHEEQMKLREKIKNKSVPVQVKELTMFSDIGSGDLNTKLRQVSSWLDKKHHVRLTLRASGPRSADDAQSPDKSLEVTLSKLGMLFGYVSPPRVIRDGRAAICIIRPPTDKEKRAAMATSSSTEDTASTAKEGSVEKEMDSK encoded by the exons ATGTCCGCCTTCCGGTTGTCTTGGATCCTGCCCGAAGTTGCAGTGGCATTCCGGAGGAGACCATGCCCAGTGTCTCCAACAGCTGTAGTACCTGCGCATCACTACCATAGCAAGCAAAACCACCTACCTCTCTGCCGCTTTGTGTGGAACCTCACATCATTCATTTCCTCCAGGAACACTGTTGCATTCTCTACACAACCAACTGATGATGGAGACAAAGGAGACAAAG AGGAGCCCCCAGCGGACAAACCCAAGAAACCCAAAATAAAACAGGACCCACGCGCCCGTCCGACCATCAGCAGCGTGGGACGAAAGATCCAGCACCGCCGCCTCCTGCTGCTGGACGGCACGGGCGAGAACCTGGGCACGTTTCACCGGGCGGACGTGATCAGGATGATGGAGGAGAAGCAGTTGAAGCTGGTGGCGGTGAACGAGAGAGCCGACCCACCGGTGTTCAGGCTCTTGACTGGGAAACAGATCCACGAAGAGCAGATGAAACTACGAGAGAAGATAAAGAACAAATCGG TACCCGTACAGGTGAAAGAGTTGACCATGTTCTCCGACATCGGATCAGGTGACCTCAACACCAAACTTCGACAAGTGAGCTCTTGGCTGGATAAAAAGCACCATGTCAGACTAACGTTACGAGCAAGTGGCCCCAGAAGTGCCGATGATGCACAATCACCG gACAAAAGCCTAGAGGTGACGCTCTCTAAACTGGGCATGCTCTTTGGCTATGTGTCACCTCCCCGAGTCATCAGAGATGGACGAGCTGCAATCTGCATCATCAGACCTCCCACAGACAAGGAGAAGAGggctgccatggcaacatcaTCATCCACAGAGGACACTGCTTCCACTGCCAAAGAAGGCTcagtagagaaagagatggattcCAAATGA
- the nop58 gene encoding nucleolar protein 58 isoform X3: protein MLVLFETAAGYAIFKVLDEQKLQEVDSLYKEFETPEKANQMVKLKHFEKFQDTTEALAAATALTEGKIGKSLKKVLKKVVAKEAHEQLAITDAKLGGAIKEKLNLNCVHSPAVAELMRGIRNQMEGLITGLPPREISAMSLGLAHSLSRYKLKFSPDKVDTMIVQAISLLDDLDKELNNYIMRNREWYGWHFPELGKIITDNLAYCKSVRKIGDRTNVATTDLSDILPEEVEAEVKLAAEISMGTEVSEEDILNVRHLCDQVIEISEYRTQLYDYLKNRMMAIAPNLTVMVGELVGARLISHAGSLLNLAKHPASTVQILGAEKALFRALKTRRDTPKYGLIYHASLVGQSNAKIKGKISRSLAAKTALAIRYDALGEDTDATMGLENRAKLEARLRSLEERGIRRISGTGKALAKADKYQHKSDVKVYDPSGDSTLPTTSKKRKIEEVEPAEEEEEQPVQSKPKKVKKEKGVAAAAEEAPAEAEEAETSEPKKKKKKKHKAEAEAEPEEPKPEEEEVAVSPSEQTTEKKKKKKKKAKETEGE from the exons atgcTTGTTCTTTTCGAAACCGCGGCAGGCTATGCCATATTCAAA GTACTGGACGAGCAAAAACTCCAGGAGGTTGACAGCCTGTACAAGGAGTTTGAAACTCCAGAAAAGGCTAACCAAAT GGTGAAATTGAAACACTTCGAGAAGTTTCAGGACACTACTGAAGCTTTAGCAG CTGCCACGGCTCTGACTGAAGGGAAGATTGGGAAGAGCCTGAAGAAGGTACTGAAGAAAGTTGTGGCCAAAGAGGCCCACGAGCAGCTAGCCATCACCGATGCAAAACTGGGTGGAGCCATCAAG GAGAAGCTGAACCTGAACTGTGTGCACAGCCCAGCCGTGGCTGAGCTCATGAGGGGGATCCGCAACCAGATGGAGGGACTCATAACTGGGCTGCCCCCCAGAGAGATCAGCGCCATGTCCCTCGGTCTCGCccacag TCTGTCCCGCTACAAGCTGAAGTTCAGCCCTGACAAGGTGGACACAATGATTGTTCAGGCCATCT CGCTCCTGGATGACCTGGATAAGGAGTTGAATAACTACATCATGCGCAACAGAGAGTGGTACGGCTGGCACTTCCCCGAGCTTGGcaagatcatcactgacaaTCTGGCCTACTGCAAGAGTGTTCGCAAGATTG GTGACCGCACCAATGTGGCGACCACAGATCTCTCGGACATCCTtccagaggaggtggaggctgaGGTCAAGTTGGCTGCTGAGATCTCCATGGGAACAGAAGTGTCCGAGGAGGACATCCTGAATGTCAGGCATCTGTgtgatcag GTGATTGAGATCTCAGAGTACCGCACACAGCTGTATGACTACCTGAAGAACCGCATGATGGCCATCGCCCCCAACCTCACGGTGATGGTGGGAGAGTTGGTTGGAGCCCGCCTCATTTCCCACGCAG GTTCCTTGCTGAACCTGGCCAAACACCCGGCCTCCACCGTGCAGATCTTGGGGGCGGAGAAGGCTCTCTTCAGAGCTCTGAAGACCCGTAGAGACACACCCAAATATGGTCTCATCTACCACGCCTCCCTCGTGGGACAGTCAAATGCCAAAATCAAGGGCAAG ATCTCTAGGTCATTGGCAGCTAAGACAGCGTTGGCTATCCGCTACGATGCCCTGGGCGAAGACACAGACGCAACGATGGGCCTGGAGAATCGCGCTAAGCTGGAAGCTCGACTGCGCTCTCTAGAGGAGAGGGGT ATCCGGCGGATCAGTGGAACAGGCAAAGCTCTGGCTAAGGCAGACAAATACCAGCACAAGAG TGACGTGAAGGTGTACGACCCATCAGGTGACTCCACGCTCCCCACCACCTCCAAGAAGAGGAAGATCGAGGAAGTGGAAccagcagaggaagaggaggagcaacCCGTGCAGTCCAAACCCAAGAAAGTAAAGAAGGAGAAAGGCGTAGCCGCAGCTGCAGAAG AGGCCCCTGCAGAAGCTGAAGAAGCGGAGACGAGTGAAccgaagaagaagaaaaagaagaagcataaggcggaggcggaggcggagcCAGAGGAGCCcaagccagaggaggaggaggttgccGTCAGTCCGTCAGAA
- the gtf3aa gene encoding general transcription factor IIIAa, whose translation MEETDKSKKVLAYICSFPDCNASYNKAWKLDAHLCKHTGERPFQCDHEDCGKGFVTKYKLARHKLSHSGVKPFRCSEEDCTETFTTGQNLKKHMSRKHKQGHYKCSHEGCGQEFRKNSQLKSHESEHTQLLPFLCTFEGCGRQLATSSGLRRHEKVHRGYPCSEEGCCFVGKTWTELLTHRKEMHRALHKCDQCDKSFRNTWFLRQHQRVHLEERVVFKCPREGCQRSYTTPFNLQSHIYSFHDELRPFACTHADCGKTFVMKQSLQRHLVTHDPLRRKQEKKPRKIKKRSEKKPRKPSNILKGSLASHLSGFHPENNCNPKISSNPKSSSNPESSCNPKSNCNPESNCNISILDTSSLILESVQSTFPNATHAGQCIGLKTA comes from the exons ATGGAAGAAACAgacaaaagtaaaaaagtaCTTGCGTATATATGTTCGTTCCCGGACTGTAACGCAAGCTACAACAAAGCTTGGAAACTCGATGCTCATCTTTGCAAGCATACTGGAGAG AGACCATTTCAGTGCGACCATGAAGATTGCGGGAAAGGTTTCGTCACCAAATATAAACTTGCTCGACATAAGCTAAGCCATAGCGGTGTGAAACCGTTCAG gtgCTCTGAGGAGGACTGTACCGAGACCTTCACAACGGGTCAAAACTTGAAGAAGCACATGTcccgcaaacacaaacaggggCATTATAag TGTTCACACGAGGGCTGTGGCCAAGAGTTCCGCAAGAACAGCCAGCTGAAGTCCCACGAGTCTGAACACACTCAGCTCCTGCCTTTCTT GTGTACTTTTGAAGGATGTGGAAGACAACTGGCCACATCAAGTGGTCTTCGTCGCCATGAGAAAGTCCACCGGG GCTACCCATGCTCAGAGGAAGGCTGTTGTTTTGTGGGGAAAACATGGACTGAGTTGTTAACACACCGCAAGGAAATGCATCgag CTCTGCACAAGTGTGATCAGTGTGACAAGAGCTTCCGTAACACCTGGTTCTTACGGCAGCATCAGAGGGTTCATTTAGAGGAGCGTGTGGTTTTCAA ATGCCCCAGGGAGGGATGTCAGCGATCTTACACCACACCCTTCAACCTCCAGTCTCACATATACTCTTTCCATGATGAACTACGTCCTTTTGCATGTACTCATGCAGACTGTGGCAAGACCTTTGTGATGAAG CAAAGTCTACAGCGGCACCTGGTGACTCATGATCCTCTAAGGCGCAAACAG GAGAAGAAACCTCGGAAGATCAAAAAACGCTCT GAGAAGAAACCGAGGAAACCAAGTAACATCTTAAAAGGATCACTGGCTTCTCACCTTAGCGGTTTCCACCCCGAAAACAACTGCAATCCTAAAATCAGCAGCAATCCCAAAAGCAGCAGCAATCCCGAAAGCAGCTGCAATCCCAAAAGCAACTGCAACCCCGAAAGCAACTGCAACATCAGCATCTTGGACACAAGTAGTCTCATTCTTGAATCCGTGCAGAGCACTTTTCCTAATGCTACACATGCTGGACAGTGCATTGGATTAAAGACCGCATAA
- the LOC134071015 gene encoding P2Y purinoceptor 13-like — protein sequence MASSSPRLNCEITLDTVNLVAKDLYIILFTPAFLLNVMAAWISWKLKTKSSLIVYLKNLVAADLLMTFMIPLRAAGRVRESDPKLKAFNCQFGSVLFYLCMYVSIVLMGVISLDRFFKIVQPGGKRLGQSAIFGKVVSAVVWVTLLSVTTIPTMVLTSERNNTGNNSAELCMAMKNDMGKKYHHIVILICNGIFMVVLVVTAFSYMCIAKRVIESYRNSGSTNREGRRKIKARVFIVLAVFLVCFAPFHITRIFYTPTQVENKINCNWATLKIVKTMTLWLATTNVCLDPLIYFLLCKAFRKKLYGVKILGQWFSTTVHVNSEETSL from the coding sequence ATGGCTTCATCTTCTCCACGGCTGAACTGTGAGATCACCCTTGACACCGTCAACCTTGTGGCTAAAGACCTGTATATAATTTTGTTCACTCCCGCATTTCTGCTGAATGTTATGGCAGCCTGGATTTCCTGGAAGCTGAAGACCAAATCTTCATTGATTGTGTACCTGAAGAACCTTGTGGCAGCTGACCTTCTGATGACCTTCATGATCCCACTGAGGGCTGCTGGTAGGGTGCGTGAGTCAGATCCGAAACTCAAAGCCTTCAACTGCCAGTTTGGCAGTGTGCTGTTCTATCTCTGCATGTATGTCAGCATTGTTCTGATGGGAGTCATCAGCCTCGACCGTTTCTTCAAGATTGTGCAGCCCGGAGGGAAACGGCTCGGCCAAAGCGCCATCTTTGGCAAAGTGGTCTCTGCAGTCGTCTGGGTTACACTGCTCAGCGTGACCACCATTCCAACCATGGTACTCACCAGTGAGAGAAACAACACTGGCAACAATTCAGCAGAGCTGTGCATGGCCATGAAGAATGATATGGGGAAAAAGTACCACCATATAGTTATATTAATCTGCAATGGGATCTTCATGGTTGTATTAGTAGTCACTGCATTCTCATACATGTGCATCGCAAAAAGGGTCATCGAGTCATACCGAAACTCAGGGAGCACAAACAGGGAAGGGAGACGAAAGATCAAAGCTCGAGTGTTTATCGTCCTGGCGGTGTTCCTGGTCTGCTTCGCCCCCTTCCACATCACACGCATCTTCTATACCCCAACGCAGGTGGAGAACAAGATTAACTGCAACTGGGCCACGCTGAAGATCGTTAAAACTATGACCCTTTGGCTTGCCACAACTAATGTCTGCCTGGACCCCCTCATCTACTTTTTGCTCTGCAAAGCCTTCCGGAAGAAATTGTATGGAGTCAAGATTCTTGGGCAATGGTTTTCCACTACAGTCCATGTCAACAGTGAGGAGACTTCTCTTTGA